CAAGATCAATCGAAGAGTTTATAGGTCGAATCCCATCCCCATTTTTTTCGCCTAAAATAATCTCCTTTACTTTCTCTTGAGCACTTTCAAGTGAAATATTTCCTTTTTCCACTTCCGAATTATAAGCATCAATTGTAGCTAGCGTAAATTCAACACTGTTTTGCAAGTTTGTTTTACCTATTTGCTCTAAGCTAGTAGAGCTTTTCTGGTAACTTGTCACTCCAATTACAATCATCGGAAAAATCAATAGTAAAATAGAGATTCCAATTAACTTTGATTTAATAGAAGAGCTAGATTTAGATTGCTTTTTCAATTATGTACACCCCTTATATTTAATTTTTTATTGGTTACTGAAACTAATTAACCTCCCAATCTATAGAATTAATTTACTATTACTTTTGATTAAAAAGAGTATAAATTACTCTTACACAACTTTAAATTATAGATAAAAGTACTAGTTTTAATTCCCGAATGTTATTTTAACCTAATTTTTTACTTTATCCAACATATTTTTACATAATATCCTCTTTCAGTTGTTTATTTTCTGTTTTAAGCATAAAAAAAAGCCTCCATGATTTGTATGTTTAATAACATCACAAATCAAAGAGACTCGCTATTCGCAATCCATTATTCACATGGTTGCTCTACTGCTGGTCGTGCTGCCGCTTTAAAGCTTGTGCCGCATCCGCATGAAGCAAGTGCGTTCGGGTTGTCGATTGTAAAACCGCCGCCCATTAATGATTGTTTAAAATCAATTTTCGTGCCTTGTAAAATGCCCGCATCTTCTTCGGATACGATAATTTGAATGCCGTGTTGGTTGTCAACGAAGTCATCGTCATTTATTGTTTGCTCAAACGCCATACCGTATGAAAGACCACTGCAGCCTCCGCCTTTTACAGCTACACGCAGGCTCGCATTTTCTTCTTCGTTATGAACCATCATTTCTTTGACTTGAAATGAGGCCGCTTCTGTTAAAATGATTACTTGTTTTTCACTTGCCATTCCAGTCACCTACTTTCTTTTATTTATCATATCAATTGTAAAACCTATCTGACAACAAAACTGCTCTACCTGATTATATTCCTGCATTGAGTAAAAACTTTCAAGGAAAAAATACCTAAAAATTTCACATCAATTCGGTATATTAATCACATTTTTTAATATTCCTTGCTATAATAAAGGAACATAATTAAATGAAAGGTATGAACCTTTATGGAAATTTCCCCATTTTACGAAAAGACAGTGAACTGTATTCATTGCAAGAAAAATTTTTCAACACTTAAAGTTCGTACCAAGTCCATAAAAATTGAACATACAGCATCCGACTTTCAACCAGTCTATACAGACAATAACGTGAATGCATTATATTATAATGTATTTGTCTGTCAGCATTGCGGGTTTTCGTTTACAGAGGACTTCAGTAAATATTTTGCTCCAGGTGTGAAAGAACAAATCAATGAAAAAATTTGCAATCTTTGGTTACCACACAGTTTCAGTAAAGAACGTTCTGTTTTTGAAGCAATTCAAACATATAAACTTGCATTGTTTTGCGCAACGATCAAAAAAGAAAAATTTGTCATTACTTCCGGACTGGCATTGCGTTTGGCGTGGTTATACCGATCAATAAAAAATATTGGACAGGAACAGCGCTTTTTAAAATTGGCCCGCGATCATTATATGGAAAGCTATTCAACTGAAGATTATGCAGGTACAACAATGTCCGGTGTACGAGTAGTATACATGATTGCTGAACTTTCCCGCCGCCTCGGGGATTATGAAAATGCAACACGCTTCTTTTCACGGGTAATTGAAAGCCAACGTGTTGGCGGTGAAGCCAAACTCGTCAATATGGCTAAAGAGCAATGGGAATTAGTACGTGAAGAGCGAGGTAAAATCGCCCAATAAAAGAGAGCT
Above is a window of Solibacillus isronensis DNA encoding:
- a CDS encoding DUF2225 domain-containing protein: MEISPFYEKTVNCIHCKKNFSTLKVRTKSIKIEHTASDFQPVYTDNNVNALYYNVFVCQHCGFSFTEDFSKYFAPGVKEQINEKICNLWLPHSFSKERSVFEAIQTYKLALFCATIKKEKFVITSGLALRLAWLYRSIKNIGQEQRFLKLARDHYMESYSTEDYAGTTMSGVRVVYMIAELSRRLGDYENATRFFSRVIESQRVGGEAKLVNMAKEQWELVREERGKIAQ
- a CDS encoding HesB/IscA family protein, with the translated sequence MASEKQVIILTEAASFQVKEMMVHNEEENASLRVAVKGGGCSGLSYGMAFEQTINDDDFVDNQHGIQIIVSEEDAGILQGTKIDFKQSLMGGGFTIDNPNALASCGCGTSFKAAARPAVEQPCE